A window of Ranitomeya variabilis isolate aRanVar5 chromosome 2, aRanVar5.hap1, whole genome shotgun sequence contains these coding sequences:
- the LOC143806031 gene encoding uncharacterized protein LOC143806031 → MKIFILAMTLVFLIQSGDGLRCYTCLFPTISPMDCIKFPVKCPPKERCLYSTASGKTKNFPFVLHEMSCAANSLCGISGEKSTLGVNVTYHNVCCDTDLCNSGPGSRSSLSIALIPALLLLLS, encoded by the exons ATGAAGATCTTCATTCTCGCTATGACCTTGGTCTTCCTCATACAGAGTG GGGACGGACTGCGATGCTACACTTGTCTGTTTCCAACAATTTCCCCAATGGACTGCATTAAATTCCCAGTGAAATGTCCTCCCAAAGAAAGATGCCTGTACTCCACGGCCTCTGGCAAAACAA aaaactttCCATTTGTCCTGCATGAGATGAGCTGCGCTGCGAACAGTCTGTGTGGGATCAGTGGTGAGAAGAGCACGCTGGGCGTCAACGTGACCTATCACAATGTCTGCTGTGACACCGACCTCTGCAACTCCGGCCCGGGGTCCAGATCATCCCTAAGCATCGCCCTGATACCCGCACTACTACTGCTCCTGTCATAA